AGGGATTGGTCatgttcgaaaattttgcaGGATATTGAACATGCTGTACGCACGGTTAACTATCTGTAAGGaaagtattttatttcgagaaaattcaacaATAATTGACTTACGATCGAAAATGATTCCAAAGTCAACGGAAATAGTTTACACACAATTATCTGTTGCGGCTGTTTTAAGCGTTCGACCACGATAATAATACTCCGTTTGCAACATTGCGTCTGTTCTATCCAGTTGGACTCAAAAAGACAGTAAGACAACCTGTcagaagaaaacattatttcgttACCCAAGTACATCAGGGTAAACGTGTCGAAGAAGCAATAGAAGAGAACTATAGCGTAAAATCCATCCTGAATGGGATCGTCGTGAGAGCTCTGTATAATTCATGAAAGTTCATAGTTTGGATAACTGAAATTCGAGATTTTACTTACAAATGCCAAACTGTAGACTCCCCCACAGATACAAAGGCTACTTGTGAATATTTGCAGTAGAAATAGATTGGAAAAGGTTGATGCAAACTCCTCGAGAAGTCTGGCAAGAAATAAAATGAGTTAACGAAAATCAGTTGGAACTCAAACACCACGAGAAAGAACCAACTGAACATTATAGTTTCATTGGACAGAagcaatgaaatattttatttttattttcagttaGTTTTTTCTCCCTTGTGAAAACATCGGCTGCGCACTCAGTGGTACTTTCTAGACTTTTGATCGCTTCAATCAGATGTCGGAGGTAAAGCGTTTGTTTTGCTTGACGATTCGTCAAACTGTCCGCATCTTGTTTTTCTATTCGCACCACgaccaaatttttaaagtcGTTGCCGAGCAGCTCAAATTTAACCACAAAGTTCATCATAATGTACCAAACCATACTTGTGAACAAACAACAAGTCACAGACAATAGAAATGATGTGGCAATAAATACGTAAGCTATCCAAAACGCTCCCTCATCAGTTTTGTAGTCTAAAGGAAAAGCGAAGTTGAAGATTAATTGCTTTGTCAGTAGCGGAGTGAACGCTGTGATAATAAACAAAGCGAACGTTGCGACCAAGAAACACTTGGTGAATGTCGTGAAGTTTGCCAATTTCTTGTTAAcgtggaaaaatgtttcataatCGTCAGTACAGCTAGTACTGCTTGCATACATCAAGTCAATGACTTTCTTTTCATTCCATATAATGTAGTACAACCGATAGATTTGTATTAAGCCAATAAGAGTAGTCACTCCCAGAAATACAGACTCATCTTTGTCGTCCGTTTTAAAAGCTTTCACGCATATTGATATCATGCATattacaaataaaagaaaGGCGAAGATCTGCCGGAAAGAGGCCTTCCATTGGTCGATCTTCCACAAGCCCACAATAAAGTAAATTGCACTCATTTTCCGGAATGTATCAGACATCTTAAGTTTGTACTCCTTCTCCATGGTCTACTGCTTTTTCTACGACTTTGTTTAACGCTAATCAGATAAGTATTGAAATACAATgccatttaaacaaaactgttAGGGTCAAATGAAAAAGCATACCAACTGACGTCACAACCAATAAGAAGTCGACGTGTTTAAATGCACTTGCACTTATCTTTCCTTCAAGAAGCCTTAGGTTTCTCATTAATAATTTACTGCATTTGTAAAGTATAAGAAGCGTAGTGAGTGTGATGGAACAACATGTAACcacatttcatttgatggCGTTG
This region of Bradysia coprophila strain Holo2 chromosome IV, BU_Bcop_v1, whole genome shotgun sequence genomic DNA includes:
- the LOC119066494 gene encoding odorant receptor 94b-like is translated as MEKEYKLKMSDTFRKMSAIYFIVGLWKIDQWKASFRQIFAFLLFVICMISICVKAFKTDDKDESVFLGVTTLIGLIQIYRLYYIIWNEKKVIDLMYASSTSCTDDYETFFHVNKKLANFTTFTKCFLVATFALFIITAFTPLLTKQLIFNFAFPLDYKTDEGAFWIAYVFIATSFLLSVTCCLFTSMVWYIMMNFVVKFELLGNDFKNLVVVRIEKQDADSLTNRQAKQTLYLRHLIEAIKSLESTTELLEEFASTFSNLFLLQIFTSSLCICGGVYSLAFSSHDDPIQDGFYAIVLFYCFFDTFTLMYLGNEIMFSSDRLSYCLFESNWIEQTQCCKRSIIIVVERLKQPQQIIVCKLFPLTLESFSIIVNRAYSMFNILQNFRT